The following are from one region of the Desulfovibrio sp. Fe33 genome:
- a CDS encoding FecCD family ABC transporter permease: MHFSDGQVPAEYRRYIGVKLLLIGLAGGLLVLGLVVSISMGAAHIPVADVGRTLMGWAVSKRYDVIIWNIRLPQALSAIVAGAGLSVAGAVMQSILRNPLGSPFTLGISHAAAFGAAFSVMILGGGIMASTNADAVNITNPYLTTAVAFFFSLAAAGVIVAVSRLRGSTPEVMILTGVALGALFTAGTMFLQFFADDVQLAAMVFWTFGDTARASWSELGVMTAVTVVTSLYFLANGWNYNAIDAGDETAKGLGVRVDRVRLIGMMLASMLTAVIIAFLGIIGFVGLVVPHMVRRLIGSDHRFLLPGSILAGGLLLLASDTAARLILAPHMLPVSVLTAFLGAPVFIYLIIRGQRR; this comes from the coding sequence ATGCACTTCTCCGACGGACAGGTTCCCGCCGAATACAGGCGCTACATCGGCGTCAAGCTGCTCCTGATCGGCCTTGCCGGCGGGCTGCTGGTCCTGGGACTGGTGGTTTCCATCTCCATGGGTGCGGCGCACATCCCGGTTGCGGACGTCGGCCGGACCCTCATGGGCTGGGCCGTTTCCAAACGCTATGACGTCATCATCTGGAACATCCGCCTTCCCCAGGCCCTGTCCGCCATCGTGGCGGGCGCGGGCCTGTCCGTCGCGGGCGCCGTCATGCAGTCCATCCTGCGCAACCCTCTCGGCTCGCCCTTCACCTTGGGGATATCCCACGCGGCGGCATTCGGCGCGGCGTTTTCGGTGATGATCCTGGGCGGCGGCATCATGGCTTCCACCAACGCGGACGCCGTGAACATCACCAACCCGTACCTGACCACCGCCGTGGCCTTCTTCTTCAGCCTCGCCGCAGCCGGAGTCATCGTGGCCGTATCGAGACTGCGCGGGTCCACGCCCGAGGTCATGATCCTGACCGGCGTGGCCCTGGGCGCGTTGTTCACCGCCGGGACCATGTTCCTGCAATTCTTCGCCGACGACGTGCAACTGGCGGCCATGGTCTTCTGGACCTTCGGCGACACGGCCCGGGCATCATGGTCCGAGCTGGGCGTCATGACCGCCGTCACCGTCGTCACCTCCCTCTACTTCCTGGCCAACGGCTGGAACTACAACGCCATCGACGCGGGCGACGAGACCGCAAAGGGGCTGGGGGTGCGCGTGGACCGCGTCCGGCTGATCGGCATGATGCTCGCTTCCATGCTCACGGCGGTCATCATCGCGTTCCTGGGCATCATCGGCTTCGTCGGGCTTGTCGTTCCGCATATGGTCCGCAGGCTCATCGGCTCGGACCACCGCTTCCTGCTGCCGGGCTCCATCCTGGCGGGCGGCCTGCTTCTGCTCGCTTCCGACACCGCCGCCCGGCTCATCCTCGCCCCGCATATGCTGCCGGTCTCGGTTCTGACCGCCTTCCTCGGCGCGCCGGTCTTCATTTATCTTATAATAAGGGGGCAGCGGCGATGA
- the ispG gene encoding flavodoxin-dependent (E)-4-hydroxy-3-methylbut-2-enyl-diphosphate synthase, giving the protein MQRKQTRVVNIGGVGIGGDNPVRVQSMCNTDTRDVLATVTQINQLAEAGCEIVRLAVPDEAAAAKLETIRAQSPVPLIADIHFDHRLALSALDAGFDGLRINPGNIGDEAKVDAVVRAAKACATPIRIGVNGGSLEKDLLKTYGGPTPEAMVESGLRHVRMLEARGFHDIKISLKTSSVLKTIAAYRLMSEQVDYPLHIGITEAGTLVRGAVKSSVGLGILLFEGIGDTMRVSLTHDPVAEIGVAYEILRSLGLRERGPEIISCPTCGRTEIGLIELAEQVEAALRGVEEVFTVAVMGCVVNGPGEAREADIGIAGGRDLGIIFRKGEVVRKVKGNANLLPEFMKEIEKFLEERRSE; this is encoded by the coding sequence ATGCAACGCAAGCAGACAAGAGTCGTGAACATCGGCGGCGTGGGCATCGGCGGGGACAACCCGGTCCGGGTCCAGTCCATGTGCAACACGGATACGCGCGACGTCCTGGCCACGGTGACCCAGATCAACCAACTGGCCGAGGCGGGGTGCGAGATCGTGCGGCTGGCCGTGCCCGACGAGGCCGCGGCCGCCAAGCTCGAAACCATCCGCGCCCAATCCCCGGTGCCGCTCATCGCGGACATTCATTTCGACCACCGGCTGGCCCTGTCCGCGTTGGACGCCGGGTTCGACGGCCTGCGCATCAACCCCGGCAATATCGGGGACGAGGCCAAGGTGGACGCCGTGGTCCGGGCGGCCAAGGCGTGTGCCACGCCCATCCGCATAGGGGTCAACGGAGGTTCGCTCGAAAAGGACCTGCTCAAGACGTACGGCGGCCCGACGCCCGAGGCCATGGTCGAGTCCGGTCTGCGCCATGTGCGTATGCTTGAGGCGCGCGGTTTCCACGACATCAAGATTTCCCTCAAGACCTCGTCGGTCCTCAAGACCATCGCGGCCTACAGGCTTATGTCCGAGCAGGTGGATTACCCCCTGCATATCGGCATCACCGAGGCTGGCACGTTGGTGCGCGGCGCGGTCAAATCCTCCGTGGGGCTCGGTATTCTGCTGTTCGAGGGCATCGGCGACACCATGCGCGTGTCCCTGACCCACGATCCCGTGGCCGAAATCGGCGTTGCCTATGAGATCCTGCGCAGCTTGGGCTTGCGGGAACGCGGCCCTGAGATTATATCCTGCCCCACCTGCGGGCGTACGGAGATCGGGCTCATCGAGCTGGCCGAGCAAGTGGAGGCCGCCCTGCGCGGCGTGGAGGAGGTCTTCACCGTGGCCGTCATGGGCTGCGTGGTCAATGGCCCGGGCGAGGCCCGCGAGGCCGACATCGGCATCGCCGGAGGTCGCGACCTGGGCATCATCTTCCGCAAGGGCGAGGTGGTCCGCAAGGTCAAGGGCAACGCCAACCTGCTGCCCGAATTCATGAAAGAAATCGAAAAATTCCTGGAAGAAAGGAGAAGTGAATAG
- a CDS encoding proline--tRNA ligase produces MRLSRYYIPTLKEDPADAEVVSHKLLMRAGMIRKLTSGIYNYLPLGLRAVNKVADIIREEMDNAGALEVLLPTVQPADLWKETGRWDYYGKELLRFKDRNDRDYCLGPTHEEIMTDLVRGEIKSYKQLPINLYQVQTKFRDEIRPRFGLMRGREFIMKDAYSFDKDEAGAEKSYWDMFEAYKKAFSRIGLRFKPVQADSGAIGGDFSHEFMVLADTGEDTIASCLSCDFGANLEKAKVKAPQGEPADESAVPPMEEVATPGAHTVEEVCEFLGIPADKLVKTLLFVVDGKPVAGLVRGDRELNDVKLRNLVGGNEIELADEALVRKLTNAPVGFAGPAGLDKDVPIYADHELLAATDWVAGANKGDTHVLHLALNRDCDIVKFADLRVIEPTDPCPECGGAIEFTKGIEVGHVFKLGLKYSKKMEATFLDENGKSQYMIMGCYGIGVSRIVASAIEQNFDENGCCFPPSIAPFEVCLIALGGKDQDVADKAEELYAELKGMGVDVAFDDRNERPGVKFAEADLIGYPMQLVLGGKGLKNGIIEAKDRKTGEKIELPLDTFAESFAEWRNQIWNSWGLQTP; encoded by the coding sequence ATGCGTCTTTCCCGTTACTACATCCCGACCCTGAAGGAGGACCCGGCCGACGCCGAGGTCGTCTCCCACAAGCTCCTGATGCGCGCGGGCATGATCCGCAAGCTGACCAGCGGCATCTACAACTACCTGCCGCTCGGCCTGCGCGCCGTCAACAAGGTCGCCGACATCATCCGCGAGGAGATGGACAACGCGGGGGCGCTCGAAGTGCTCCTGCCCACGGTCCAGCCCGCCGACCTATGGAAGGAGACCGGCCGTTGGGACTATTACGGCAAGGAACTGCTCCGCTTCAAGGATCGCAACGACCGCGACTACTGTCTCGGACCCACCCATGAAGAGATCATGACCGATCTGGTGCGCGGGGAGATCAAGTCCTACAAGCAGCTTCCCATCAATCTCTATCAGGTCCAGACCAAGTTCCGCGACGAGATTCGCCCCCGGTTCGGCCTCATGCGCGGCCGCGAATTCATCATGAAGGACGCCTACTCCTTCGATAAGGACGAGGCGGGCGCGGAAAAGTCCTATTGGGACATGTTCGAGGCCTACAAGAAGGCCTTCTCCCGCATCGGTCTGCGCTTCAAGCCGGTCCAGGCTGACTCCGGGGCCATCGGCGGAGATTTCTCCCATGAATTCATGGTGCTGGCCGATACCGGCGAGGACACCATCGCCTCCTGCCTGTCCTGTGATTTCGGGGCCAATCTCGAAAAGGCCAAGGTCAAGGCGCCCCAGGGCGAACCCGCCGACGAGTCGGCCGTGCCGCCCATGGAGGAGGTCGCCACTCCCGGTGCGCACACTGTCGAGGAGGTCTGCGAGTTTCTGGGCATCCCCGCCGACAAGCTGGTCAAGACCCTGCTTTTCGTCGTGGACGGCAAGCCCGTGGCCGGGTTGGTTCGCGGCGACCGCGAGTTGAACGACGTCAAGTTGCGCAACCTTGTGGGCGGCAACGAGATCGAGCTGGCCGACGAGGCGCTGGTCCGCAAGCTGACCAACGCTCCGGTAGGGTTCGCCGGTCCCGCCGGGCTGGACAAGGACGTGCCCATCTACGCCGATCACGAACTGCTTGCCGCTACTGACTGGGTGGCTGGAGCCAACAAGGGCGACACCCATGTGCTCCACCTGGCACTGAACCGCGATTGCGACATCGTCAAGTTCGCCGACCTGCGCGTCATCGAACCCACCGATCCCTGTCCGGAATGCGGCGGAGCGATCGAGTTCACCAAGGGCATCGAAGTGGGCCACGTGTTTAAGCTCGGCCTCAAGTACTCCAAGAAGATGGAAGCCACCTTCCTCGACGAGAACGGCAAGTCCCAATATATGATAATGGGCTGCTACGGTATCGGCGTGTCCCGCATCGTGGCCTCGGCCATCGAGCAGAACTTCGACGAGAACGGCTGCTGTTTCCCGCCGTCCATCGCCCCCTTCGAGGTGTGCCTCATCGCCCTCGGCGGCAAGGATCAGGATGTGGCCGACAAGGCCGAGGAACTCTACGCCGAACTCAAGGGCATGGGCGTGGACGTCGCTTTCGACGACCGCAACGAGCGGCCGGGCGTCAAGTTCGCCGAAGCCGATCTCATCGGTTATCCCA
- a CDS encoding iron ABC transporter substrate-binding protein has product MRKNHLVYALLLLFLTFPTDGAARSLTDSIGRANEIPDKVDRVICSGSGCLRLLTYLQAQDRIVAVDDIEARRRKFDARPYAIANPQFKEMPIFGQFRGHDNPELILTLEKQPQVILKTYSAMGHDPQELQDKTGIPVVVLNYGDLGKNLPEMYRSLRIMAKVVGKEQRAEDIINYMDGLIRDLSLRTGDVPGQERSTVYVGGVAFRGPHGFQSTEPAYPPFTFVNAINLAYEAGEAGKSMTQSDIAKEKIVEWDPDVLFLDLSTLQMGDDAGGLYELRNDPAYRMLTAVKEGRVYGLLPYNWYTQNFGSILANAYFIGTILYPERFADVDPQAKADEIYSFLVGKPVFKDMDAQFKGMAYKPVPVN; this is encoded by the coding sequence ATGCGAAAAAATCATCTTGTCTACGCCCTGTTGCTGCTTTTCCTGACCTTTCCCACGGACGGGGCGGCCCGCTCCCTGACCGATTCAATCGGCAGGGCCAACGAAATCCCCGACAAGGTGGACAGGGTCATCTGCTCCGGCTCCGGCTGCCTGCGCCTCTTGACCTACCTCCAGGCCCAGGACCGCATCGTGGCCGTGGACGACATCGAGGCGCGCCGCCGCAAGTTCGACGCCCGGCCCTACGCCATCGCCAACCCGCAATTCAAGGAAATGCCCATCTTCGGGCAGTTCCGGGGACACGACAATCCCGAGCTCATCCTGACACTGGAGAAACAGCCCCAGGTCATCCTCAAGACATACTCGGCCATGGGCCACGACCCCCAGGAGCTCCAGGACAAGACCGGCATTCCGGTGGTGGTCCTCAACTACGGCGACCTGGGCAAGAACCTGCCCGAGATGTATCGGAGCCTGCGCATCATGGCGAAGGTCGTGGGCAAGGAGCAACGCGCCGAGGACATTATTAATTACATGGACGGACTGATCCGCGACCTGAGCCTCAGGACCGGCGACGTGCCCGGGCAGGAGCGGTCCACGGTCTACGTGGGCGGCGTGGCCTTCCGCGGCCCCCACGGATTCCAGTCCACGGAACCCGCCTACCCTCCGTTCACCTTCGTCAACGCCATCAACCTGGCCTATGAAGCGGGCGAGGCGGGCAAGAGCATGACCCAGTCGGATATCGCCAAGGAAAAGATCGTGGAATGGGACCCGGACGTCCTTTTTCTTGATCTCTCCACCCTGCAAATGGGCGACGACGCAGGCGGCCTTTACGAGCTGCGCAACGACCCGGCCTACCGCATGTTGACCGCCGTCAAAGAAGGCCGCGTTTACGGACTGCTGCCCTACAACTGGTACACGCAGAACTTCGGCTCCATCCTGGCCAACGCCTATTTCATCGGGACGATCCTCTACCCCGAGCGGTTCGCCGACGTGGACCCGCAAGCCAAGGCGGACGAAATCTACTCGTTCCTGGTGGGCAAGCCGGTCTTCAAGGACATGGACGCCCAATTCAAGGGGATGGCATACAAGCCCGTGCCGGTGAACTGA
- a CDS encoding FmdE family protein codes for MSCAIPKEQIDETIRFHGHHCPGLTIGIRAVELVQRELGELDTLELVTVAETDMCGVDAIQFLTDCTLGKGNFIHKDYGKRAFTFFDRKSGKGFRALLKETGPRKPNECWEEAIDHFMTIPLDDMFTVTRLDCPAPRPAQVLESLHCAQCGEAVMESRTRRYGGKTYCIPCFGEIDQKL; via the coding sequence ATGTCCTGCGCCATTCCCAAAGAGCAAATCGACGAAACCATCCGATTCCACGGGCACCACTGTCCCGGCCTGACCATCGGCATACGCGCCGTGGAGCTCGTCCAGCGAGAACTCGGCGAACTCGACACCCTTGAGCTGGTCACTGTGGCCGAAACCGACATGTGCGGCGTGGACGCCATCCAGTTCCTGACCGACTGCACCCTCGGCAAAGGCAACTTCATCCACAAGGACTACGGTAAACGCGCCTTCACCTTCTTCGACCGCAAATCCGGCAAGGGGTTCCGCGCCCTGCTCAAGGAAACCGGCCCCCGCAAGCCCAACGAGTGCTGGGAGGAAGCCATCGACCATTTCATGACCATTCCCCTCGACGACATGTTCACCGTCACCCGGCTCGATTGCCCCGCCCCGAGGCCCGCGCAGGTCCTCGAAAGCCTCCACTGCGCACAGTGCGGCGAGGCCGTCATGGAGTCGCGTACCCGCCGCTACGGCGGCAAGACATACTGCATCCCCTGCTTCGGGGAAATCGACCAGAAGTTGTAG